From the genome of Kaistella daneshvariae, one region includes:
- a CDS encoding heavy metal translocating P-type ATPase produces the protein MSENCFHCGQAIVKERIAFDNKAFCCNGCKSVFEILNMNDLGNFYELNKSSGIRPNDENIAQFDYLDTSEVFTKVTDFSEGNTTLVTFKIPVIHCSSCIWLLESLQTLNKDINYSQVNFTRKTVQISFNHNELKLSELAKFLTNLGYKPVINLETADKKEEFFDKTLIIKLAVAGFAFGNGMLFVYPEYAAQVMGTSDFWMEQYKNLFRFISFLLATPVVFYSASDYFKSAWFGLKNKIVNIDVPIVLGIIMLYGRSIYEVLTDYGPGYFDTLCGLLFFMLLGKLFQKRTYSALSYDRDYKSFYPIAVTKIDFNGEQKNILLNELKIGDRIMVRNQEIIPVDVILIKGEGNIDNSFITGESASIPKEPGDKIFAGGKQIGSVLELEVIKTVNQSYLTQLWNKEAFRKYETGLDTITNDISKYFTFIILGITLIAGIYWAQVDFEKMFQVVAAILIVACPCALALSAPFTLGHIMRILGRNKFYVKDTLTIEKLAKIDTLVFDKTGTITHNKEANIVYEGNALSEFDKINLKSLLKNSNHPLSKTLYQHLEVGEEYLPVENFLEIAGKGYSGTVRGKSYKIGSASFNSQQSKNLETAVYISSDETYLGKYIFTNEYRGNMAEMFGKFQEYPIHILSGDNASEENSLKSLVPHIAGMKFNQSPENKLNYIKELQDENRKVAMLGDGLNDAGALKQSNVGIAVADDTHSFTPSSDVIMAGEKMPFLRDYFDLSKDAITIVKITFGISFFYNIIGLSFAVTGHLSPLVAAILMPISSITVVIFTSVATWARSTKYFKTNKEAVKAELI, from the coding sequence TTGTCCGAAAACTGTTTTCACTGTGGTCAGGCGATCGTGAAAGAGCGTATTGCCTTTGATAACAAAGCCTTTTGCTGCAACGGGTGCAAATCGGTGTTTGAGATTTTGAATATGAACGATCTAGGCAACTTTTATGAATTGAATAAAAGTTCCGGGATCCGGCCGAATGATGAAAACATCGCGCAGTTTGATTATCTCGATACCTCGGAAGTCTTCACCAAAGTCACCGATTTTTCTGAAGGAAATACCACTTTGGTTACTTTTAAGATTCCGGTCATCCATTGTTCTTCCTGTATTTGGTTGCTTGAAAGTCTTCAGACTTTAAATAAGGACATCAATTATTCTCAGGTAAATTTTACCCGCAAAACGGTGCAAATTTCCTTTAATCATAATGAGTTAAAGCTGAGTGAACTGGCGAAATTCCTCACCAATTTGGGATATAAACCGGTTATCAACTTAGAAACTGCCGACAAAAAAGAGGAATTTTTCGATAAAACCCTGATTATTAAACTGGCCGTTGCAGGTTTTGCTTTTGGTAACGGGATGCTTTTCGTTTATCCGGAATATGCTGCGCAAGTGATGGGAACCTCCGATTTCTGGATGGAGCAGTATAAAAATCTCTTCCGTTTTATTTCGTTTTTACTGGCAACGCCGGTGGTTTTTTATTCCGCTTCCGATTATTTTAAATCAGCCTGGTTTGGTCTAAAAAATAAAATTGTAAACATTGATGTTCCGATTGTTTTAGGAATTATCATGCTTTATGGCAGAAGTATTTATGAAGTTTTAACGGATTACGGTCCCGGTTATTTCGACACCCTTTGCGGTTTGCTTTTTTTCATGCTTTTGGGCAAACTGTTCCAGAAAAGAACCTACAGCGCGCTGTCTTACGACCGCGATTACAAATCTTTCTACCCGATTGCAGTAACGAAAATCGATTTTAATGGAGAACAGAAAAATATCCTGCTAAACGAGCTAAAAATTGGGGATCGCATTATGGTGCGAAATCAGGAAATTATTCCGGTGGACGTGATTTTAATTAAAGGCGAAGGCAACATCGACAACAGTTTTATTACCGGCGAAAGTGCTTCCATTCCGAAGGAGCCGGGCGACAAGATTTTTGCGGGCGGAAAACAAATCGGTTCTGTGCTGGAACTTGAAGTCATTAAAACCGTCAACCAAAGTTATCTGACCCAGCTTTGGAACAAAGAGGCTTTCCGAAAATACGAAACCGGACTTGACACGATTACAAATGACATCAGCAAATATTTCACCTTCATCATCCTGGGAATTACGCTGATTGCGGGCATTTACTGGGCGCAGGTGGATTTTGAGAAGATGTTCCAGGTGGTTGCTGCCATCCTGATTGTAGCTTGTCCGTGTGCGCTGGCACTTTCGGCGCCGTTTACTTTAGGTCACATTATGCGGATTTTGGGGCGGAATAAATTTTATGTAAAAGACACGTTAACCATTGAAAAACTGGCGAAAATAGACACTTTGGTTTTTGATAAAACAGGCACGATTACTCATAACAAAGAAGCAAACATCGTTTACGAAGGAAACGCGCTTTCGGAATTTGACAAGATTAACCTTAAAAGCCTCCTAAAAAATTCCAATCATCCGCTGTCGAAAACTTTATATCAGCATTTGGAAGTTGGCGAGGAATATCTGCCGGTTGAAAATTTTCTGGAGATCGCAGGTAAAGGATATTCGGGTACGGTGCGCGGAAAGTCGTATAAAATTGGTTCGGCGTCTTTCAACAGTCAGCAATCGAAAAACCTGGAAACAGCAGTCTATATATCCAGCGATGAAACATATTTGGGAAAATATATTTTCACTAATGAATATCGGGGAAATATGGCCGAAATGTTCGGAAAATTTCAGGAATACCCAATTCATATCCTGAGTGGTGATAATGCTTCTGAAGAAAATTCATTAAAAAGTCTGGTGCCACATATTGCCGGAATGAAATTTAACCAAAGCCCGGAAAACAAGCTGAATTATATTAAAGAACTTCAGGACGAAAACCGAAAAGTAGCGATGCTAGGCGACGGTCTGAACGATGCCGGTGCGCTGAAACAAAGCAACGTAGGCATCGCGGTTGCAGACGATACGCACTCCTTTACCCCATCTTCGGACGTGATTATGGCAGGAGAAAAAATGCCGTTTTTAAGGGATTATTTTGATTTATCCAAAGATGCCATTACCATCGTAAAAATCACGTTTGGAATCAGCTTTTTTTACAATATTATTGGTTTAAGCTTCGCGGTAACCGGACATCTTTCGCCGTTGGTAGCTGCGATTCTAATGCCGATCAGTTCGATCACGGTGGTAATTTTCACCTCGGTTGCAACCTGGGCGCGGTCTACCAAGTACTTCAAGACCAATAAAGAAGCGGTAAAAGCGGAACTTATTTAG
- a CDS encoding sulfite exporter TauE/SafE family protein, with the protein MEIALILSALGLGFASGFHCIGMCGPIALSMGLTKKQSTNFYLQNLTYQFGRITTYSILGGILGIIGEGFEMVGFQQYLTIAVGILLILMAVFSVGGKDFASKLPFLSSFLFKVKMKLSKLLQKADYRSRYATGLLNGLLPCGMVYMALTASLAAGGIVQSAGFMALFGLGTLPFMFLVVLVGNLMTSALRLKILKIVPVMMIILGGLFILRGMELGIPYVSPQKASMQVIHNNSLEHQHGNHESCH; encoded by the coding sequence ATGGAAATAGCACTCATACTTTCAGCGTTGGGACTGGGCTTCGCCTCGGGTTTTCACTGCATTGGAATGTGTGGTCCGATCGCTTTGTCGATGGGATTGACTAAAAAACAGTCAACCAATTTCTACCTGCAAAATCTTACCTACCAATTTGGCAGAATTACCACCTATTCCATTTTAGGCGGAATTTTAGGCATTATCGGTGAAGGTTTTGAAATGGTTGGTTTCCAGCAATATCTCACCATCGCTGTAGGAATTCTTCTTATTTTAATGGCTGTTTTTTCCGTCGGCGGAAAAGATTTTGCTTCAAAATTGCCGTTTCTTTCCTCATTTTTATTCAAAGTAAAGATGAAGCTTTCCAAACTGCTTCAAAAAGCAGATTACCGTTCGCGCTATGCGACAGGTTTGCTAAATGGACTCTTACCGTGCGGAATGGTGTACATGGCGCTTACAGCAAGTTTAGCTGCCGGCGGAATTGTACAGAGTGCGGGTTTTATGGCACTTTTCGGCCTCGGCACTTTACCTTTTATGTTTCTGGTCGTTTTAGTCGGTAATTTAATGACTTCTGCCCTACGACTGAAAATTTTAAAAATCGTTCCAGTGATGATGATTATTTTGGGCGGTTTATTCATCCTTCGTGGAATGGAACTTGGCATACCTTACGTTTCTCCGCAAAAAGCTTCAATGCAGGTAATTCACAATAATTCATTGGAACATCAGCACGGCAATCACGAAAGCTGCCATTAA
- a CDS encoding cbb3-type cytochrome oxidase subunit 3, with amino-acid sequence MIPQSVKDILANGSNVGLYQTIAMILFILFFLGIVFYVFSRPKKYYEEEENAPLNDDIEDKDL; translated from the coding sequence ATGATACCACAAAGTGTAAAAGATATATTAGCAAATGGCAGTAATGTTGGTCTGTACCAGACCATCGCCATGATCCTGTTTATTCTTTTTTTCCTGGGTATTGTGTTCTACGTTTTTTCCAGACCGAAAAAGTACTACGAAGAAGAAGAAAATGCCCCTTTAAACGATGATATTGAAGATAAAGATCTTTAA
- a CDS encoding FixH family protein, which translates to MFKKFSWGHGIVLALGSFIAFILFMILIFPNGQKNSELVSDDYYHDELTYQTVIDSKKNADLLAEKPTFQQMPSGIKILFPEKDLPENGKVNFELYRTDDSNLDVKKELSLDKAHAILIPAKVISKGSYTLKIKWQQNKIPYQVDYDVLWK; encoded by the coding sequence ATGTTTAAAAAATTCAGCTGGGGCCACGGTATCGTGCTGGCTTTAGGCTCCTTCATAGCTTTCATTTTATTTATGATCTTAATCTTTCCGAACGGACAGAAAAATTCTGAGTTGGTTTCCGACGATTATTATCATGACGAACTCACCTACCAGACGGTAATCGATTCGAAAAAAAATGCCGATTTACTGGCGGAAAAACCTACTTTCCAGCAGATGCCTTCCGGAATTAAAATTTTATTTCCCGAAAAAGACCTGCCGGAAAACGGAAAAGTAAATTTCGAGCTTTACCGGACAGATGACTCAAATCTGGACGTGAAGAAAGAACTTTCTCTGGACAAAGCACACGCGATATTAATTCCTGCAAAAGTAATTTCAAAAGGTTCTTACACTTTAAAAATAAAATGGCAGCAAAATAAAATACCCTACCAGGTAGATTACGACGTTTTATGGAAATAG
- the ccoS gene encoding cbb3-type cytochrome oxidase assembly protein CcoS — MEILYLMILCSVTLAVIFLIIFIISAKKGQFEDDESPAVRILLDSEIIKEKEKKDDSKPEKENKNIEEKSD; from the coding sequence ATGGAAATATTGTATTTAATGATTCTTTGCAGCGTAACACTGGCTGTAATTTTTCTAATCATTTTTATAATAAGTGCAAAAAAAGGGCAGTTTGAAGATGATGAGTCACCTGCAGTACGCATACTGTTAGATTCGGAAATCATTAAGGAAAAGGAAAAAAAAGACGATTCCAAGCCGGAAAAAGAAAATAAAAATATAGAAGAAAAAAGTGATTAG
- the ccoN gene encoding cytochrome-c oxidase, cbb3-type subunit I produces METQKFSYDNNIVRAFLYATVVFGIIGFLLGLTAALMLFYPELPEFFFGTDDATIASLQSGNLQGLINTHGAFGFGRIRMLHTSAVIFAFVCNGFFAGAYYSLQRLLKTRMYSDTLSWIHFWGWQLMIVAVVITFLMGINTSKEYAEHEWPIDILITVIWVVFGINMFGTIIKRRVRHLYVAIWFYLGTWVAIAMLHIFNNLEVPLSFAGWKSYSAYAGVKDALVQWWYGHNAVAFVLTTPILGLMYYFLPKAADRPVFSYKLSIIHFWSLIFVYIWAGPHHLQYTAVPGWAQALATGFSIMLIAPSWGGMLNGLLTLRGAWDKVRENPVLKFFVVAITCYGMATFEGPLLATKTLNKIGHYTDWVIGHVHVGALGWNGFMTFGMIYYLLPIMWRTKLWSVKLANWHFWLGTLGIIFYAVPLYIAGFTQGLMWKQFNPDGTLVYKNWLDTVTAIIPYYQMRFVGGFLYISGAILMCVNLVATVRSGSFQKEVPAEAPALAKISNKRKEGEGLHLWIERMPTLLTVLSFIAVAIGGFLEIVPTLTIKENVPTIAAVKPYSPLELEGRDLYIREGCNSCHSQMIRPFRDEVVRFNGKNGQYSKAGEFVYDRPFLWGSKRTGPDLHREGGKNPSSWHYKHMLNPRVTSAGSIMPRYPWLISRDLDRSQMVAKVELMKNTFDVPYTQAQIDSADSWADNQASAIVKEIYSEAADVKKAYEDKKAAEGANFTPLEKKEIVALIAYLQRLGTDIKTTEIKTASTN; encoded by the coding sequence ATGGAAACACAAAAGTTTAGTTACGATAATAACATTGTGCGCGCCTTTCTTTATGCAACCGTAGTCTTCGGGATTATCGGTTTCTTGTTGGGGCTTACGGCGGCATTGATGTTATTTTACCCCGAACTTCCTGAATTTTTCTTTGGGACAGATGATGCAACCATCGCCAGTTTACAAAGTGGAAATCTTCAGGGCTTAATTAATACTCATGGCGCTTTCGGTTTCGGCCGTATCAGAATGTTACATACCAGTGCAGTAATTTTTGCCTTCGTTTGTAACGGCTTTTTCGCCGGCGCATATTACTCCTTGCAAAGATTGCTGAAAACCAGAATGTACAGCGATACGCTTTCCTGGATTCACTTCTGGGGATGGCAGTTGATGATTGTAGCAGTGGTGATTACTTTCTTAATGGGAATCAACACTTCAAAAGAATATGCAGAACACGAATGGCCAATTGATATTCTAATCACGGTGATTTGGGTGGTGTTCGGGATTAACATGTTCGGAACAATTATTAAAAGAAGAGTTAGACACTTATATGTTGCAATTTGGTTCTATTTAGGAACCTGGGTAGCAATCGCAATGCTTCACATTTTCAACAACCTGGAAGTTCCTTTATCTTTCGCAGGCTGGAAATCTTACTCAGCTTATGCGGGTGTTAAAGATGCTTTGGTGCAGTGGTGGTATGGTCACAACGCGGTAGCCTTTGTATTGACGACACCAATCCTTGGTTTGATGTATTATTTCTTACCAAAAGCGGCAGACAGACCGGTATTTTCTTATAAATTATCGATTATCCACTTCTGGTCACTGATTTTCGTTTATATCTGGGCTGGTCCGCACCACTTGCAGTACACCGCTGTACCTGGTTGGGCACAGGCATTAGCGACCGGTTTCTCTATAATGCTGATTGCTCCGTCTTGGGGAGGAATGCTGAACGGACTTCTTACCTTGAGAGGTGCGTGGGATAAAGTGAGAGAAAATCCGGTACTTAAATTCTTCGTGGTAGCAATTACCTGCTATGGTATGGCAACCTTCGAAGGTCCATTATTGGCAACCAAAACGTTAAATAAAATCGGTCACTATACCGATTGGGTAATTGGTCACGTTCACGTTGGAGCGTTAGGATGGAACGGTTTCATGACCTTCGGTATGATTTATTACCTTCTACCGATTATGTGGAGAACCAAACTTTGGTCTGTAAAATTAGCAAACTGGCATTTCTGGCTGGGAACTTTAGGAATTATTTTCTACGCAGTTCCTTTATACATCGCCGGATTTACTCAAGGTTTGATGTGGAAACAATTTAATCCGGACGGCACCTTAGTTTACAAAAACTGGTTGGATACGGTAACAGCAATCATCCCGTATTACCAAATGCGATTTGTGGGTGGTTTCCTATACATTTCCGGAGCGATTTTGATGTGTGTGAACCTTGTTGCTACAGTTAGAAGCGGTTCTTTCCAAAAAGAAGTTCCTGCAGAAGCACCGGCATTAGCAAAAATCAGCAACAAAAGAAAAGAAGGCGAAGGACTTCACCTTTGGATCGAAAGAATGCCGACTTTGCTTACCGTACTTTCGTTTATCGCAGTAGCTATTGGTGGTTTCTTGGAAATTGTACCAACGCTTACTATTAAAGAAAACGTACCTACGATTGCCGCAGTGAAACCATATTCGCCGCTGGAACTGGAAGGTAGAGATTTATACATCCGTGAAGGATGTAACTCCTGTCACTCGCAGATGATCAGACCATTCCGAGATGAAGTTGTGAGATTCAACGGTAAAAACGGGCAATATTCTAAAGCTGGTGAGTTTGTTTATGACAGACCTTTCCTTTGGGGATCGAAACGTACCGGACCGGATTTGCACCGGGAAGGTGGTAAAAACCCAAGCTCATGGCACTATAAGCACATGCTGAACCCAAGGGTAACTTCCGCAGGTTCTATTATGCCAAGATATCCATGGTTGATTTCACGTGACCTTGACCGTAGCCAAATGGTGGCAAAAGTTGAGTTGATGAAAAACACGTTTGATGTTCCGTACACTCAGGCACAAATTGATTCTGCAGATTCATGGGCAGATAACCAGGCAAGTGCAATTGTAAAAGAAATCTATTCTGAAGCAGCTGACGTTAAAAAAGCTTATGAAGATAAAAAAGCCGCTGAAGGGGCAAATTTTACTCCTTTGGAGAAAAAAGAAATCGTAGCCTTGATTGCTTACCTGCAAAGACTTGGAACAGATATTAAAACAACTGAGATTAAAACGGCCAGCACCAATTAA
- a CDS encoding c-type cytochrome, protein MKQRTPVYITILVILVILFIIYYMFVQDTSFLSSPYYWGTVVIAIILSMIHNTIGDLIENDMFKKLTPDQKTEYLSVKKQPYFKTLYESAFKKQTATQEQDILIDHGFDGIMELDNQLPKWWLGLFYAGLVYCAIYMVSYWTTDFAHQVPEYDREYIAQTASIDEYMKNTPPPTIENAAFSPDNIASGEEVFKTNCVSCHGDGGKGGIGPNLTDDHWINQPEKTLFKNVFHMVENGSPNNPAMQAFGKNGVLTGFDIQNVAAYIYHINQEQSPITPAQGGAAPQGTVANWEK, encoded by the coding sequence ATGAAACAAAGAACACCCGTATACATTACCATACTTGTAATTCTTGTGATTTTATTCATCATTTATTACATGTTTGTGCAGGATACCTCTTTCCTTTCGTCGCCTTATTATTGGGGAACGGTGGTCATTGCAATTATTTTGTCCATGATTCACAATACCATCGGTGATCTGATTGAAAACGACATGTTCAAAAAGCTGACGCCCGATCAAAAGACGGAATATCTTTCAGTAAAAAAACAGCCTTATTTTAAGACTTTATATGAAAGTGCTTTTAAAAAGCAAACCGCTACTCAGGAGCAGGATATCTTGATTGACCATGGATTTGACGGAATTATGGAGCTGGATAATCAGCTTCCGAAATGGTGGTTAGGATTATTTTATGCCGGGCTGGTTTACTGCGCAATTTACATGGTTTCTTATTGGACGACAGATTTTGCACATCAGGTTCCCGAATATGACCGCGAGTATATTGCACAGACAGCAAGTATTGATGAATACATGAAAAACACGCCGCCTCCAACTATAGAAAACGCAGCTTTCTCACCAGATAATATCGCTTCTGGGGAAGAAGTTTTTAAAACAAACTGTGTATCTTGCCACGGGGATGGTGGTAAAGGTGGTATTGGTCCAAACTTAACTGATGACCACTGGATTAACCAACCGGAAAAAACATTATTCAAAAACGTATTCCACATGGTGGAAAACGGAAGTCCTAATAACCCAGCAATGCAGGCATTCGGGAAAAACGGTGTACTTACAGGATTTGATATCCAGAACGTAGCCGCTTATATCTACCATATTAATCAGGAGCAATCACCAATTACACCTGCACAAGGCGGCGCAGCTCCTCAGGGAACTGTTGCGAACTGGGAGAAATAA
- the ccoG gene encoding cytochrome c oxidase accessory protein CcoG, producing MSEEKQYRGGQGQVVEAETFRDSVGTMEQSGKRKWVFPRKPKGRYTDYRTIVAVILLAIFFAIPFIKINGNPFLLLNILDRQFFILGQPFYPQDFFILAMGAITSIVFIILFTVVFGRIFCGWICPQTIFLEMIFRKIDYLIEGDRNKQMKLDRQEWNAEKITKRGLKYFIFVVISLIITHWMFMYIVGHQEVLNIMQEGPFANFSNFLVMIIFTAAFYFTFAWFREQVCTLVCPYGRLQGVLIDKQTINVYYDFKRGENRSKWRKGEDRAAEGKGDCIDCNQCVVVCPTGIDIRDGQQLECVNCTACIDACDEVMVKVGLPKGLIRYATEDEIEKELPFKFTNRMKAYSAVLLLMVGFLGFLLSNRGTMEAKFIKPAGSSYFVRDGNITNIYNYTFLNKSTKNQVVTVKIIEPEHGKVTLSGEDKIMLKKDQITKGTVNISFPEKEVTVSKQKVKIGVYDTSGKLLDSFDTYFEGPFKIQF from the coding sequence ATGTCTGAAGAAAAACAATATAGAGGTGGCCAGGGGCAAGTTGTAGAAGCTGAAACTTTTAGAGATTCAGTAGGTACAATGGAGCAGTCTGGCAAACGGAAATGGGTTTTTCCGCGAAAACCTAAAGGCCGCTATACCGATTACCGAACTATAGTTGCCGTTATTTTGCTCGCTATATTTTTTGCCATTCCTTTCATAAAAATTAATGGCAACCCCTTTTTATTATTAAATATTTTAGACCGACAATTCTTTATTTTAGGTCAGCCTTTCTACCCGCAGGATTTCTTTATCCTGGCGATGGGTGCTATAACTTCAATCGTCTTCATCATTCTTTTTACGGTGGTATTCGGGCGTATTTTTTGCGGATGGATTTGTCCGCAAACAATATTTCTGGAAATGATTTTCCGTAAAATTGATTATCTGATTGAAGGCGACCGTAACAAGCAAATGAAACTGGACCGTCAGGAATGGAATGCCGAAAAAATTACCAAAAGAGGTCTGAAATATTTCATTTTCGTGGTGATCTCGCTCATCATTACCCACTGGATGTTTATGTACATCGTAGGACACCAGGAAGTTCTGAATATTATGCAGGAAGGTCCTTTCGCGAACTTTTCCAATTTCCTGGTAATGATTATATTCACTGCCGCGTTCTATTTTACTTTTGCGTGGTTCCGGGAGCAGGTTTGTACTTTGGTTTGTCCCTACGGAAGACTTCAGGGCGTTTTGATCGACAAGCAGACCATCAATGTTTACTACGATTTTAAAAGAGGTGAAAACCGTTCAAAATGGCGAAAAGGCGAGGACCGCGCTGCAGAAGGTAAAGGTGATTGTATCGACTGTAACCAATGTGTTGTAGTTTGTCCGACCGGAATTGATATCCGTGACGGCCAGCAGCTGGAATGTGTAAACTGTACCGCCTGTATTGATGCGTGTGACGAAGTAATGGTAAAAGTTGGTCTGCCAAAAGGCCTTATCCGATATGCCACCGAAGATGAAATTGAAAAGGAATTACCTTTCAAATTCACCAACAGAATGAAAGCCTATTCTGCCGTTTTATTATTAATGGTCGGATTTTTAGGTTTCCTTTTAAGCAACCGTGGAACCATGGAAGCGAAATTTATCAAGCCTGCGGGTTCCAGCTATTTCGTGAGGGATGGAAATATCACCAATATTTACAATTACACCTTCCTCAATAAATCCACAAAAAACCAGGTTGTAACCGTCAAAATTATTGAACCGGAGCACGGGAAAGTGACCCTAAGTGGCGAGGACAAAATCATGCTTAAAAAAGACCAGATTACCAAGGGAACGGTTAACATCAGTTTCCCGGAAAAAGAAGTAACGGTCTCAAAACAAAAAGTAAAAATTGGCGTTTATGATACGTCAGGCAAATTATTGGATTCTTTCGACACTTATTTTGAAGGACCATTTAAAATTCAATTTTAA